Proteins co-encoded in one Arachis stenosperma cultivar V10309 chromosome 7, arast.V10309.gnm1.PFL2, whole genome shotgun sequence genomic window:
- the LOC130942230 gene encoding histidine kinase 1-like produces MAAIIGLLDILMSDDCLTNEQCATVTHIRKCLTVLFRLLNNILDLSKVESRKLVLEDAEFNLGRELEGLVDMFSVQSMNHSLETVLDLFERRPLKMPSN; encoded by the exons ATGGCTGCAATAATTGGGCTACTTGACATTCTTATGTCTGACGACTGTCTAACCAACGAACAGTGTGCAACGGTTACTCATATAAGAAAATGCTTGACAGTGCTGTTCCGGCTTCTTAATAACATCCTGGATCTCAGCAAG GTGGAATCAAGAAAGCTAGTTCTAGAAGATGCTGAATTCAACTTGGGAAGGGAACTTGAAGGACTAGTGGATATGTTTTCTGTGCAATCCATGAATCACAGTCTAGAGACTGTCTTAGACCTATTTG AGAGACGGCCCTTGAAAATGCCAAGCAACTAG